The following coding sequences lie in one Vanessa atalanta chromosome 1, ilVanAtal1.2, whole genome shotgun sequence genomic window:
- the LOC125064402 gene encoding prolyl endopeptidase isoform X1, with the protein MSNCMVVRRFLAYHRRFSANFALFTLPHNKLITNLNNTLFTSVKNRLCSATKYAAPWNMVFDYPEARRDETVVDDYHGTKIADPYRWLEDPDAEETKAFIEAENNITRPFLDSCPVKKDIHNRLTELWNYPKYSCPFKRGDRYFFFKNTGLQNQNVLYMQKGLDKEPEVFLDPNTLSEDGTVALSGYRFTEDGLTFAYGLSASGSDWITIHLKDVVTGKDYPEVLKKVKFASMAWSKDNKGLFYSRYPDQTGKTDGSETEVNRDQKLCYHRLDTPQSDDVIVVEFPHEPLWRIGAEVSDCGRYLIVSPVKDCRDNLLFFADLSKTPVINGKLPLTQIVHKFEADYEYVTNNLSENSSVCIFRTNKNAPNYKLIKIDLHNPAEENWETVVPEHPTDVLDWASPVDNDKLVLHYVRDVKSVLQLHSESGELLQVFDLDVGSIVGFSGKKQQGEIFYHFMSFLTPGIIYHLDFSSQKPYKPTVFREVEVKGFDASQYEAKQIFYSSKDGTKVPMFIVSKKNLPRDGSSPALLYGYGGFNINLQPSFSVTRLVFMQHFNGIVAIPNIRGGGEYGERWHNAGRLLNKQNVFDDFQAAAEYLVAERYTRASLLTAQGGSNGGLLVAACINQRPALFGAAIVQVGVLDMLRFQKFTIGHAWVSDYGSSDNKTHFDNLLKYSPLHNIQPPDNVSRAEYPATLVLTADHDDRVVPLHSLKFIAALQHAVRGSPQRRPLLARVDTKAGHGGGKPTAKIIDEHTDILCFMTQALGLNFEK; encoded by the exons TGCAGCGCAACCAAATACGCCGCTCCGTGGAACATGGTCTTCGACTACCCAGAGGCGCGGAGGGATGAAACGGTGGTTGATGATTACCATGGAACCAAG ataGCCGATCCATACCGTTGGCTTGAAGATCCAGACGCGGAGGAGACGAAAGCGTTCATCGAGGCAGAAAACAATATTACCCGTCCTTTCCTCGACTCGTGTCCGGTGAAAAAGGATATCCATAACCGACTAACAGAGCTGTGGAACTACCCGAAGTACTCTTGTCCCTTCAAACGAGGCGACCGttacttcttttttaaaaacactgGCCTGCAAAACCAAAA TGTCCTCTACATGCAAAAAGGCTTGGACAAGGAGCCCGAAGTTTTTCTCGACCCTAACACGCTCTCGGAGGACGGCACGGTGGCGTTGTCCGGTTACCGCTTCACCGAGGACGGCTTGACGTTCGCGTACGGGCTCTCCGCCAGCGGCTCCGACTGGATCACCATACACTTGAAGGACGTTGTCACTG GAAAAGACTATCCGGAGGTGTTGAAGAAGGTGAAGTTTGCGTCAATGGCATGGTCGAAGGATAATAAGGGATTGTTTTACTCG CGCTACCCGGACCAGACGGGCAAGACGGACGGCTCCGAGACGGAGGTGAACCGCGACCAGAAGCTGTGCTACCACCGCCTCGACACGCCGCAGTCCGATGACGTCATCGTCGTCGAGTTCCCGCACGAGCCGCTCTGGAGGAT CGGCGCCGAGGTGTCAGACTGCGGCCGGTACCTCATCGTGAGTCCCGTGAAAGACTGCCGCGACAACCTGCTGTTCTTCGCGGACCTCAGCAAGACGCCCGTCATCAACGGCAAGCTGCCTCTCACGCAGATCGTGCACAAGTTCGAAGCGGACTATGAG TATGTGACAAACAATCTGTCAGAAAATAGCTCAGTGTGTATATTCCGCACAAATAAGAACGCCCCGAACTACAAGCTCATCAAGATCGACCTACACAACCCTGCCGAAGAGAACTGGGAAACAGTCGTACCG GAACATCCCACAGACGTTTTGGACTGGGCATCCCCAGTGGACAATGACAAACTTGTACTTCACTACGTTCGAGACGTCAAG AGTGTTTTACAATTGCATTCAGAATCAGGTGAATTGTTGCAAGTGTTTGACTTGGACGTGGGCTCCATAGTGGGCTTTTCGGGCAAGAAGCAGCAGGGCGAGATCTTCTATCATTTCATGTCTTTCCTGACGCCTGGCATCATCTACCACCTCGATTTTAGTAGCCAAAAACCATACAAGCCTACT GTTTTTAGAGAAGTTGAAGTTAAAGGATTCGACGCATCGCAATACGAGGCCAAGCAGATATTCTACTCGAGCAAAGACGGCACCAAAGTTCCTATGTTCATTGTTTCCAAAAAG AATCTGCCACGAGACGGATCGAGTCCGGCACTGCTGTACGGCTACGGCGGGTTCAACATCAACCTGCAACCCAGCTTCAGCGTGACACGACTCGTCTTCATGCAGCACTTCAACGGCATCGTCGCCATCCCCAACATCCGAGGCGGCGG GGAGTACGGCGAGCGCTGGCACAACGCGGGGCGCCTCCTCAACAAGCAGAATGTGTTCGACGACTTCCAGGCGGCGGCCGAGTACCTGGTGGCGGAGCGCTACACGCGGGCATCGCTGCTGACAGCGCAGGGGGGCTCCAACGGCGGGCTGCTGGTGGCGGCCTGCATCAACCAGCGCCCCGCGCTCTTCGGAGCCGCCATCGTGCAGGTCGG aGTCCTGGACATGTTGCGATTCCAAAAGTTTACGATAGGCCACGCGTGGGTGTCAGACTACGGAAGCTCCGACAACAAGACGCATTTCGACAACTTGCTCAAGTACTCGCCCTTACACAATATACAGCCGCCGGATAATg TGAGCCGCGCGGAGTACCCGGCCACGCTGGTGCTGACAGCGGACCACGACGACCGCGTGGTGCCGCTGCACTCGCTCAAGTTCATCGCGGCGCTACAGCACGCCGTGCGCGGCTCCCCGCAGCGCCGCCCGCTGCTGGCGCGCGTCGACACCAAGGCGGGCCACGGAGGCGGGAAGCCCACCGCCAAGATC ATCGATGAACACACAGATATCTTGTGCTTTATGACACAGGCGCTCGGACTTAATTTTGAGAAGTGA
- the LOC125064402 gene encoding prolyl endopeptidase isoform X2 has product MVVRRFLAYHRRFSANFALFTLPHNKLITNLNNTLFTSVKNRLCSATKYAAPWNMVFDYPEARRDETVVDDYHGTKIADPYRWLEDPDAEETKAFIEAENNITRPFLDSCPVKKDIHNRLTELWNYPKYSCPFKRGDRYFFFKNTGLQNQNVLYMQKGLDKEPEVFLDPNTLSEDGTVALSGYRFTEDGLTFAYGLSASGSDWITIHLKDVVTGKDYPEVLKKVKFASMAWSKDNKGLFYSRYPDQTGKTDGSETEVNRDQKLCYHRLDTPQSDDVIVVEFPHEPLWRIGAEVSDCGRYLIVSPVKDCRDNLLFFADLSKTPVINGKLPLTQIVHKFEADYEYVTNNLSENSSVCIFRTNKNAPNYKLIKIDLHNPAEENWETVVPEHPTDVLDWASPVDNDKLVLHYVRDVKSVLQLHSESGELLQVFDLDVGSIVGFSGKKQQGEIFYHFMSFLTPGIIYHLDFSSQKPYKPTVFREVEVKGFDASQYEAKQIFYSSKDGTKVPMFIVSKKNLPRDGSSPALLYGYGGFNINLQPSFSVTRLVFMQHFNGIVAIPNIRGGGEYGERWHNAGRLLNKQNVFDDFQAAAEYLVAERYTRASLLTAQGGSNGGLLVAACINQRPALFGAAIVQSPGHVAIPKVYDRPRVGVRLRKLRQQDAFRQLAQVLALTQYTAAG; this is encoded by the exons TGCAGCGCAACCAAATACGCCGCTCCGTGGAACATGGTCTTCGACTACCCAGAGGCGCGGAGGGATGAAACGGTGGTTGATGATTACCATGGAACCAAG ataGCCGATCCATACCGTTGGCTTGAAGATCCAGACGCGGAGGAGACGAAAGCGTTCATCGAGGCAGAAAACAATATTACCCGTCCTTTCCTCGACTCGTGTCCGGTGAAAAAGGATATCCATAACCGACTAACAGAGCTGTGGAACTACCCGAAGTACTCTTGTCCCTTCAAACGAGGCGACCGttacttcttttttaaaaacactgGCCTGCAAAACCAAAA TGTCCTCTACATGCAAAAAGGCTTGGACAAGGAGCCCGAAGTTTTTCTCGACCCTAACACGCTCTCGGAGGACGGCACGGTGGCGTTGTCCGGTTACCGCTTCACCGAGGACGGCTTGACGTTCGCGTACGGGCTCTCCGCCAGCGGCTCCGACTGGATCACCATACACTTGAAGGACGTTGTCACTG GAAAAGACTATCCGGAGGTGTTGAAGAAGGTGAAGTTTGCGTCAATGGCATGGTCGAAGGATAATAAGGGATTGTTTTACTCG CGCTACCCGGACCAGACGGGCAAGACGGACGGCTCCGAGACGGAGGTGAACCGCGACCAGAAGCTGTGCTACCACCGCCTCGACACGCCGCAGTCCGATGACGTCATCGTCGTCGAGTTCCCGCACGAGCCGCTCTGGAGGAT CGGCGCCGAGGTGTCAGACTGCGGCCGGTACCTCATCGTGAGTCCCGTGAAAGACTGCCGCGACAACCTGCTGTTCTTCGCGGACCTCAGCAAGACGCCCGTCATCAACGGCAAGCTGCCTCTCACGCAGATCGTGCACAAGTTCGAAGCGGACTATGAG TATGTGACAAACAATCTGTCAGAAAATAGCTCAGTGTGTATATTCCGCACAAATAAGAACGCCCCGAACTACAAGCTCATCAAGATCGACCTACACAACCCTGCCGAAGAGAACTGGGAAACAGTCGTACCG GAACATCCCACAGACGTTTTGGACTGGGCATCCCCAGTGGACAATGACAAACTTGTACTTCACTACGTTCGAGACGTCAAG AGTGTTTTACAATTGCATTCAGAATCAGGTGAATTGTTGCAAGTGTTTGACTTGGACGTGGGCTCCATAGTGGGCTTTTCGGGCAAGAAGCAGCAGGGCGAGATCTTCTATCATTTCATGTCTTTCCTGACGCCTGGCATCATCTACCACCTCGATTTTAGTAGCCAAAAACCATACAAGCCTACT GTTTTTAGAGAAGTTGAAGTTAAAGGATTCGACGCATCGCAATACGAGGCCAAGCAGATATTCTACTCGAGCAAAGACGGCACCAAAGTTCCTATGTTCATTGTTTCCAAAAAG AATCTGCCACGAGACGGATCGAGTCCGGCACTGCTGTACGGCTACGGCGGGTTCAACATCAACCTGCAACCCAGCTTCAGCGTGACACGACTCGTCTTCATGCAGCACTTCAACGGCATCGTCGCCATCCCCAACATCCGAGGCGGCGG GGAGTACGGCGAGCGCTGGCACAACGCGGGGCGCCTCCTCAACAAGCAGAATGTGTTCGACGACTTCCAGGCGGCGGCCGAGTACCTGGTGGCGGAGCGCTACACGCGGGCATCGCTGCTGACAGCGCAGGGGGGCTCCAACGGCGGGCTGCTGGTGGCGGCCTGCATCAACCAGCGCCCCGCGCTCTTCGGAGCCGCCATCGTGCAG aGTCCTGGACATGTTGCGATTCCAAAAGTTTACGATAGGCCACGCGTGGGTGTCAGACTACGGAAGCTCCGACAACAAGACGCATTTCGACAACTTGCTCAAGTACTCGCCCTTACACAATATACAGCCGCCGGATAA